In Microbacterium enclense, one genomic interval encodes:
- a CDS encoding GNAT family N-acetyltransferase, which translates to MSEIDIRPLDTVDGIHEAARVFDEVWHERGTMPANILRALEHAGNYVVGLFDDGRMIGASAAFFGPPAARSLHSHITGVLPGYQGRGLGRQLKTHQRAWALERGIGHITWTFDPLIPRNAHFNLSVLGARVTEYLVDQYGAMADGVNRGDQSDRLMVTWALAEPPAPTPSDDAIFAIVEVPDDIEGLRRSDPAAAAAWRERLRDQLRGQLASGHRIGGFDRRGYLIV; encoded by the coding sequence ATGAGCGAGATCGACATCCGTCCCCTCGACACCGTCGACGGCATCCACGAGGCGGCGCGGGTCTTCGACGAGGTCTGGCACGAGCGCGGCACGATGCCGGCGAACATCCTCCGTGCCCTCGAACACGCGGGCAACTACGTCGTGGGCCTGTTCGACGACGGGCGCATGATCGGGGCGTCGGCGGCCTTCTTCGGTCCGCCCGCGGCGCGGTCGCTGCACTCGCACATCACCGGGGTGCTGCCGGGGTATCAGGGACGCGGCTTGGGCCGTCAGCTCAAGACGCACCAGCGCGCGTGGGCGCTGGAACGGGGCATCGGCCACATCACCTGGACCTTCGATCCCCTCATCCCGCGCAACGCCCACTTCAATCTCTCGGTCCTCGGCGCCCGTGTCACCGAGTACCTGGTCGACCAGTACGGTGCCATGGCCGACGGCGTGAATCGCGGTGACCAGTCCGACCGTCTGATGGTGACGTGGGCGCTCGCGGAGCCTCCTGCTCCGACCCCGTCGGACGACGCGATCTTCGCGATCGTCGAGGTGCCCGACGACATCGAGGGCCTTCGCCGCAGCGACCCGGCGGCCGCCGCCGCATGGCGGGAACGCCTTCGGGACCAGCTGCGAGGGCAGCTGGCATCCGGTCACCGGATCGGCGGGTTCGACCGCCGGGGCTACTTGATCGTCTGA
- a CDS encoding SDR family oxidoreductase has product MSDDFTPRHAIVTGSDSGIGAATALALAEAGIDVAITYHSDKDGAEEVAEGVRARGSRAIVAQFDATDFDAVPDAVNSMADELGGLDVFVNNAGGGVGGSFLDLDFDTWRTDISLNLDGAFLALHTAAKRMVAAGNGGRLIVVSSVHEHQPRVGSAPYVAAKHGVGGLIKTMALELGQYGITANAVAPGEIATPINDMSAEDADRVHRPGIPLGRPGKPEEIADVIRFLASPSGSYVTGASWVVDGGMLQMGPQAGSHMDSDAWRSAGE; this is encoded by the coding sequence ATGAGCGACGACTTCACTCCCCGCCACGCGATCGTCACCGGCTCCGACTCGGGGATCGGCGCGGCCACCGCGCTCGCCCTCGCCGAGGCCGGGATCGACGTCGCCATCACGTACCACTCCGACAAGGACGGCGCCGAGGAAGTGGCCGAGGGCGTACGCGCCCGGGGCTCGCGGGCGATCGTCGCGCAGTTCGACGCGACCGACTTCGACGCGGTCCCGGATGCCGTGAACTCCATGGCCGACGAGCTCGGCGGCCTCGACGTCTTCGTCAACAACGCCGGCGGCGGCGTCGGCGGCTCGTTCCTCGACCTCGACTTCGACACCTGGCGTACCGACATCTCGCTCAACCTCGACGGCGCGTTCCTCGCGCTGCACACCGCGGCGAAGCGCATGGTCGCGGCCGGCAACGGCGGGAGGCTCATCGTCGTCTCGAGCGTGCACGAGCACCAGCCGCGCGTCGGCTCCGCTCCGTACGTCGCCGCCAAGCACGGCGTCGGCGGCCTCATCAAGACGATGGCGCTCGAGCTCGGGCAGTACGGCATCACGGCCAACGCGGTCGCGCCGGGCGAGATCGCCACGCCCATCAACGACATGTCCGCGGAGGATGCGGATCGCGTCCACCGCCCCGGCATCCCCCTCGGTCGCCCCGGCAAGCCCGAGGAGATCGCCGACGTCATCCGCTTCCTCGCCTCGCCCTCCGGCTCGTACGTCACGGGCGCGAGCTGGGTGGTCGACGGCGGCATGCTGCAGATGGGCCCGCAGGCGGGCTCCCACATGGACTCGGACGCGTGGCGTTCGGCCGGAGAGTGA
- a CDS encoding multidrug transporter encodes MTDEKSFEENRHDQLTSAPKATEEDAAPRFDVTEHDGVTRIDVRDDAAVRPGPGQGDPAAEKDEPVSGA; translated from the coding sequence ATGACCGACGAGAAGAGCTTCGAAGAGAATCGTCACGATCAGCTGACGAGCGCCCCCAAGGCGACGGAAGAAGACGCGGCCCCGCGCTTCGACGTCACCGAGCACGACGGCGTGACCCGCATCGACGTGCGCGACGACGCGGCCGTGCGTCCGGGTCCGGGCCAGGGCGATCCTGCGGCGGAGAAGGACGAGCCCGTCTCGGGCGCCTGA
- a CDS encoding TetR family transcriptional regulator yields the protein MGRWAPDTKERLRTAALELFEERGFGATTVPDIVERAGVTRRTFFRHFSDKREVFFGDDEIPALATAMLEAAPPGAPPFSIAWAGLRVLAAERFEPRRDQMRASRRIIETEPALRERDLQKQADLRDAIRAGCAARGSDPLTSRVVAGLTVELLQTALERWLADDDRMPLTQYFDEVRDRMSDVLGEIVSS from the coding sequence ATGGGAAGGTGGGCTCCGGACACGAAAGAACGCCTTCGCACCGCCGCGCTGGAGCTCTTCGAGGAGCGGGGGTTCGGCGCCACGACAGTCCCCGACATCGTCGAGCGCGCCGGCGTGACCCGGCGGACGTTCTTCCGTCACTTCAGCGACAAGCGCGAGGTCTTCTTCGGCGACGATGAGATCCCCGCCCTCGCGACGGCCATGCTCGAGGCCGCCCCGCCCGGTGCGCCGCCGTTCTCGATCGCCTGGGCGGGGCTGCGCGTGCTCGCCGCGGAGAGATTCGAGCCGCGCCGCGATCAGATGCGTGCCTCGCGCCGCATCATCGAGACCGAACCCGCCCTGCGCGAACGCGACCTGCAGAAACAGGCCGACCTGCGCGACGCCATCCGCGCGGGATGCGCGGCGCGCGGGAGTGACCCGCTCACCTCGCGGGTGGTGGCGGGCCTCACCGTCGAACTGCTGCAGACCGCTCTCGAGCGGTGGTTGGCGGACGACGACAGGATGCCGCTGACGCAGTACTTCGACGAGGTCCGCGATCGCATGTCCGACGTGCTCGGCGAGATCGTCTCGTCCTGA
- a CDS encoding FadR/GntR family transcriptional regulator, which translates to MLPAAEPRAGVPKRGQIDRIGARVLEDLVELIVTGGIAIGEYLPPEQALCDEFGVSRTVIRECVKRIQEKGLVEVAQGRGTRVRPFNDWNVLDPLVFDSLVRHDESLGVLDEVSVVRAALEGVMAGEVAATGSAESRLQIEGHLHDMRRRQHDNPAFLEADMQFHLSVMAASKNQIAATIARSFFVRPRQSARWDGNNPVDAVPRTLAEHERVFEAIEAGNAVAARVAMEEHILGSWRRRRLPDGVHHLSP; encoded by the coding sequence ATGCTTCCCGCCGCCGAGCCCCGCGCCGGGGTGCCGAAGCGTGGGCAGATCGACCGCATCGGCGCACGGGTCCTGGAGGATCTCGTCGAGCTCATCGTGACCGGCGGGATCGCGATCGGGGAGTATCTCCCACCGGAGCAGGCCCTGTGCGACGAGTTCGGGGTGAGCCGCACCGTCATCCGTGAATGCGTCAAGCGGATCCAGGAGAAGGGGCTCGTCGAGGTCGCCCAGGGCCGCGGCACGCGGGTGCGTCCCTTCAACGACTGGAACGTGCTCGACCCGCTGGTCTTCGACTCACTCGTGCGTCACGACGAGTCGCTCGGCGTGCTCGACGAGGTCAGTGTCGTGCGCGCCGCGCTCGAGGGCGTGATGGCCGGAGAGGTCGCGGCGACGGGCAGCGCCGAGTCGCGGCTGCAGATCGAGGGGCACCTGCACGACATGCGGCGGCGGCAACACGACAACCCCGCCTTCCTCGAGGCCGACATGCAGTTCCACCTGTCGGTGATGGCCGCATCGAAGAACCAGATCGCCGCGACGATCGCCCGGTCGTTCTTCGTGCGTCCGCGCCAGAGCGCCCGCTGGGACGGCAACAACCCCGTCGACGCGGTCCCTCGCACCCTCGCCGAGCACGAGCGCGTGTTCGAGGCGATCGAAGCGGGCAACGCGGTGGCGGCCCGCGTGGCGATGGAGGAGCACATCCTCGGGTCGTGGCGCCGCCGGCGCCTCCCCGACGGCGTGCACCACCTCAGTCCCTGA
- the purU gene encoding formyltetrahydrofolate deformylase, whose translation MVSASPHLQPDHACLIVHGSDTPGIIAAVSALIARQGGNIVAFDQYSDDPRGGAYFQRVVFFRPDLAAAFPEIEADLATTLGDGFELEWTLTDLSTPKRMAILASKQDHCLLDLLWRHRRGDLPVSIPMVVSNHTTAADDVRSFGVPFFHVPSTPGPDKSASEARILELLVGNVDFVVLARYMQILSPDFLEKIGVPVINIHHSFLPAFIGAEPYKKAKQRGVKLIGATSHYVTSDLDEGPIIEQDTVRVTHADSASELARRGADVERQVLSRAVLWHAEDRVIRHGNHTIVF comes from the coding sequence ATGGTCTCCGCGAGCCCCCACCTGCAGCCCGATCACGCGTGCCTCATCGTGCACGGCAGCGACACCCCCGGCATCATCGCCGCGGTCTCGGCCCTCATCGCACGTCAGGGCGGCAACATCGTCGCCTTCGACCAGTACTCCGACGACCCGCGCGGGGGCGCGTACTTCCAGCGGGTCGTGTTCTTCCGACCCGACCTGGCGGCCGCGTTCCCCGAGATCGAGGCCGACCTCGCCACCACGCTCGGGGACGGGTTCGAGCTGGAGTGGACGCTCACCGACCTCTCCACGCCGAAGCGGATGGCGATCCTGGCGTCCAAGCAGGATCACTGCCTGCTCGACCTGCTGTGGCGTCACCGCCGCGGTGACCTGCCCGTCAGCATCCCGATGGTCGTGTCCAACCACACCACCGCCGCTGACGACGTCCGCTCCTTCGGCGTTCCGTTCTTCCACGTGCCCTCGACCCCCGGCCCCGACAAGTCGGCATCCGAGGCCCGTATCCTCGAGCTCCTGGTCGGCAACGTCGACTTCGTCGTGCTCGCGCGGTACATGCAGATCCTCTCGCCCGACTTCCTCGAGAAGATCGGGGTGCCGGTGATCAACATCCACCACTCGTTCCTGCCGGCCTTCATCGGCGCCGAACCGTACAAGAAGGCGAAGCAGCGCGGCGTCAAGCTCATCGGCGCAACCTCGCACTACGTCACGAGCGACCTCGACGAGGGCCCGATCATCGAGCAGGACACGGTGCGCGTCACACACGCCGACTCCGCCTCCGAGCTCGCCCGCCGCGGGGCCGACGTCGAGCGTCAGGTGCTCTCTCGCGCCGTGCTGTGGCACGCGGAAGACCGCGTGATCCGCCACGGCAACCACACGATCGTCTTCTGA
- a CDS encoding MFS transporter: protein MTDTLRFDRPGWRTWTLWGIGLLAYVVSIVNRTSLSAVGVDAATRFHADASALSMFAVIQLFVYGAMQIPVGLLLDRFGARPMIAIGMVLMAAGQLVMAFADAVGIGILARVLIGAGDAAIFPSVLRVIATWFPAQRAPLLVQLTGIIGQFGQIIAVVPLAALLHATSWSVAFGSLAGLGVLFAVLTYLIIRNRPPERRADPVDTSVDTQTGAIRVVKSSADLRKGFRESWAHPGTRLGFWSHFATPFAGTAFMLLWGFPFLTAGEGLPPATASLIMTTLVFFGILCGPVIGALSSRHPTRRSRWLVLPVVMFQAAAWIAVVAWPGPAPVWLLIVLMFALSTGGPASMIAFDHARTFTPSHRLSTATGIVNGGGFLAALLAILFIGIAMDVQGAGTPETYSLDAFRLAFLTQVPLWLVGGIAIAIERGRTIRHVGGLDKLPR, encoded by the coding sequence GTGACCGACACCCTGCGCTTCGACCGCCCGGGGTGGCGCACGTGGACGCTGTGGGGCATCGGCCTGCTCGCGTACGTCGTCTCGATCGTCAACCGCACCTCGCTGTCGGCCGTGGGCGTCGACGCGGCCACACGGTTCCACGCCGATGCCTCCGCGCTGTCGATGTTCGCGGTGATCCAGCTCTTCGTCTACGGGGCGATGCAGATCCCGGTGGGCCTCCTCCTCGACCGGTTCGGCGCGCGCCCGATGATCGCGATCGGCATGGTCCTGATGGCGGCGGGTCAACTCGTCATGGCCTTCGCCGACGCGGTGGGGATCGGCATCCTGGCGCGCGTCCTCATCGGCGCGGGCGACGCCGCGATCTTTCCGAGCGTGCTGCGCGTGATCGCCACGTGGTTCCCGGCGCAGCGCGCGCCCCTTCTCGTGCAGCTCACCGGCATCATCGGCCAGTTCGGTCAGATCATCGCGGTGGTGCCGCTCGCGGCCCTCCTGCACGCCACGAGCTGGAGCGTCGCGTTCGGCTCCCTCGCGGGCCTCGGCGTGCTGTTCGCGGTGCTGACCTACCTCATCATCCGCAACCGCCCGCCCGAACGCCGAGCCGACCCCGTCGACACCTCGGTCGACACGCAGACGGGTGCGATCCGGGTCGTGAAATCCTCTGCCGACCTGCGCAAGGGCTTCCGCGAGTCGTGGGCGCACCCCGGTACCCGTCTCGGCTTCTGGTCGCACTTCGCGACCCCCTTCGCGGGCACGGCGTTCATGCTCCTGTGGGGCTTCCCGTTCCTCACCGCCGGCGAGGGACTGCCCCCGGCCACCGCGTCACTGATCATGACGACGCTCGTGTTCTTCGGCATCCTGTGCGGTCCGGTCATCGGTGCGCTGTCGAGCCGGCATCCCACCCGCCGGTCGCGCTGGCTCGTGCTCCCGGTGGTCATGTTCCAGGCGGCCGCGTGGATCGCCGTCGTCGCGTGGCCCGGGCCCGCGCCCGTATGGCTCTTGATCGTGCTGATGTTCGCTCTGTCGACCGGCGGGCCCGCGTCGATGATCGCCTTCGACCATGCCCGCACCTTCACGCCCAGTCACCGCCTCAGCACGGCGACCGGAATCGTGAACGGCGGAGGGTTCCTCGCGGCGCTGCTCGCGATCCTCTTCATCGGTATCGCCATGGACGTCCAGGGTGCGGGGACCCCCGAGACCTATTCTCTGGATGCCTTCCGCCTGGCGTTCCTCACCCAGGTTCCGCTGTGGCTGGTCGGCGGCATCGCGATCGCCATCGAGCGCGGCCGCACGATCCGCCACGTGGGCGGGCTCGACAAGCTGCCACGCTGA
- a CDS encoding cobalamin-independent methionine synthase II family protein: protein MTQIQTTTAGSLPRTDALIAANAARPFADDGFTFVAGDATFDALVDDAVADVVRRQREAGVTQPGDGEFGKAMSNAVDYGAWWSYSFQRVSGLSLTEVNAFTEPPVRSEPGHVRLTSFLDRRDRQLFAEAYASPDSGIATGRVATAFPTTTGAISYRGADAVAADIGHLRSALGDGETGFLTSIAPGSAARVRNEYYATDEEHVWAWAEALREEYRAIVDAGLLLQLDDPSLAESWDQINPAPSVDDYVAFTRIRVEALNHALEGLPRDRVRLHLCWGSWHGPHVTDIELRDILPVVLEANVGQISFEAANVRHEHEWGVWADADLPDDLVLVPGVVSHATNVVEHPDLVAQRIERFTRIVGPDRVIASTDCGLGGRVHPQIAWAKLEALGEGARRAAART from the coding sequence ATGACCCAGATCCAGACCACCACCGCCGGCAGCCTCCCGCGCACCGACGCCCTGATCGCCGCGAACGCCGCTCGTCCGTTCGCCGATGACGGCTTCACCTTCGTTGCGGGTGACGCCACTTTCGACGCCCTCGTCGATGACGCCGTCGCCGACGTCGTGCGCCGCCAGCGCGAGGCGGGCGTCACCCAGCCCGGCGATGGCGAGTTCGGCAAGGCGATGTCGAACGCCGTCGACTACGGTGCCTGGTGGTCGTACTCCTTCCAGCGCGTCAGCGGACTCTCGCTCACCGAGGTCAACGCCTTCACGGAGCCGCCTGTGCGCTCCGAGCCCGGTCACGTGCGCCTGACGTCGTTCCTCGATCGCCGCGACCGCCAGTTGTTCGCCGAGGCCTACGCGAGTCCCGACAGCGGCATCGCCACCGGGCGGGTGGCCACGGCCTTCCCCACCACGACGGGCGCGATCTCCTACCGCGGGGCCGATGCGGTCGCCGCCGACATCGGGCACCTGCGCTCGGCGCTCGGCGACGGAGAGACGGGCTTCCTCACCTCGATCGCCCCCGGGAGCGCGGCGCGCGTGCGCAACGAGTACTACGCCACCGACGAGGAGCACGTCTGGGCGTGGGCGGAGGCCCTGCGCGAGGAGTACCGCGCCATCGTCGACGCGGGCCTGCTGCTCCAACTCGACGATCCCTCGCTCGCCGAGAGCTGGGACCAGATCAACCCCGCCCCCTCGGTCGACGACTACGTCGCTTTCACGCGCATCCGGGTCGAGGCCCTCAACCACGCGCTCGAAGGCCTCCCCCGCGACCGCGTGCGCTTGCACCTGTGCTGGGGCTCCTGGCATGGCCCGCACGTCACCGACATCGAGCTGCGCGACATCCTTCCCGTCGTGCTCGAGGCGAACGTCGGGCAGATCTCCTTCGAGGCGGCGAACGTCCGTCACGAACACGAGTGGGGCGTGTGGGCGGATGCCGATCTCCCCGACGATCTCGTGCTCGTCCCGGGCGTGGTGAGTCACGCCACCAACGTCGTCGAGCACCCCGATCTCGTCGCTCAGCGCATCGAGCGCTTCACCCGCATCGTGGGACCGGACCGCGTGATCGCCTCGACGGACTGCGGGCTCGGGGGACGCGTGCACCCGCAGATCGCGTGGGCGAAGCTCGAAGCCCTCGGCGAGGGTGCGCGGCGCGCCGCGGCGCGCACCTGA
- the menC gene encoding o-succinylbenzoate synthase, with protein MPLTHPTSPVTLDAIGLRVLHIPLVSPFTTSFGTETVREVIVVTAETADGLGWGEVVTMAEPLYSSEYTASAWDVLARYLAPALLERRTLAAEEVPGLLRPFVGHRMAKAGLELAVTDAALRAEGRSFGAYLGAEKARVPSGVSVGIQRDPAALVDAVGGYLDEGYVRIKIKIKPGRDIDDTSAVRGTFADIPLQVDANSAYTLQDADTLAELDRFGLLLIEQPLQEDDLVDHATLAKRLRTPVCLDESIVSDKAAADALALGAAAILNIKAGRVGGYLEAVAIHDRALAAGVPVWCGGMLETGIGRAANAALAALPGFTLPGDISASARFYDRDIVTEPAVIEDGHVRVPTGPGLGVEIDTAALEDFTVRRERITR; from the coding sequence ATGCCCCTCACGCACCCCACCTCGCCCGTGACCCTGGATGCCATCGGCCTCCGCGTGCTGCATATCCCCCTGGTCTCTCCGTTCACGACGTCGTTCGGCACCGAGACCGTGCGGGAGGTCATCGTCGTCACCGCCGAGACCGCGGACGGGCTCGGCTGGGGAGAGGTCGTGACGATGGCGGAGCCGCTCTATTCGAGCGAGTACACCGCGAGCGCCTGGGATGTCCTCGCCCGCTACCTCGCGCCCGCGCTGCTGGAGCGCCGCACGCTCGCCGCCGAGGAGGTCCCCGGCTTGCTGCGTCCGTTCGTCGGACACCGCATGGCCAAGGCGGGCCTCGAACTCGCCGTGACCGACGCCGCGCTCCGCGCCGAGGGCCGGAGCTTCGGCGCCTACCTCGGGGCCGAGAAGGCCCGCGTGCCGTCCGGCGTCTCCGTCGGCATCCAGCGCGATCCCGCGGCGCTCGTCGACGCGGTCGGCGGTTATCTCGATGAGGGCTACGTGCGCATCAAGATCAAGATCAAACCGGGCCGCGACATCGACGACACCTCCGCCGTCCGCGGCACGTTCGCCGACATCCCCCTGCAGGTCGACGCCAACTCGGCGTACACGCTTCAGGATGCCGACACCCTCGCCGAACTGGACCGCTTCGGTCTGCTGCTGATCGAGCAGCCGCTGCAAGAAGACGACCTGGTCGACCATGCCACCCTTGCCAAGAGACTGCGCACCCCGGTCTGCCTCGACGAGTCGATCGTGTCCGACAAGGCCGCGGCCGACGCCCTGGCGCTCGGGGCGGCGGCCATCCTGAACATCAAGGCGGGACGCGTGGGCGGCTACCTCGAGGCTGTCGCGATCCACGACCGCGCGCTCGCCGCCGGTGTCCCCGTCTGGTGCGGCGGCATGCTCGAGACGGGCATCGGCCGGGCCGCGAACGCCGCGCTCGCCGCTCTCCCCGGCTTCACGCTGCCCGGCGACATCTCGGCATCCGCGCGCTTCTACGATCGCGACATCGTGACCGAGCCCGCCGTGATCGAGGACGGGCACGTGCGGGTTCCGACGGGTCCGGGACTCGGCGTCGAGATCGACACGGCGGCGCTGGAGGACTTCACCGTGCGTCGTGAGCGGATCACGCGGTGA
- a CDS encoding zinc-binding alcohol dehydrogenase family protein gives MSTHSAATMPAPRARLTVSTVPTPEPAADEVLVRVGAVAVNPVDWVIQGTSRITYRWLRTPAVLGSDVAGEVIALGSSVTRFRVGERVFGLATGTDRGRDPLREGAFQGATVLSERLTAATPAHLSDEEAAVFPLGLSTAACALFQPAHLGLPLPSASHPAAAAGVVVVWGGSTSVGMNAIQLARAAGYDVVSTASARNADLVRSLGADTVVDHRSPTAVDDLVAAIGSRAVIGAVALGAGSADACIDILARTGGTRLALASTPYSLAALAGRRQLFPAMLPVFSRIGLSTVRSMLRARRRGIRAGFVWGSSLRDDDLGPRLWGDIVPRLLADGGLRAVPPPLVVGTGLATIQTALDRQRAGVSAQKVVVRL, from the coding sequence ATGTCCACTCACTCTGCGGCGACCATGCCCGCGCCCCGTGCCCGCCTGACCGTGAGCACCGTGCCGACCCCCGAGCCGGCGGCCGACGAAGTGCTCGTTCGCGTGGGGGCGGTCGCGGTCAACCCGGTCGACTGGGTCATTCAGGGCACGAGCCGCATCACCTACCGATGGCTCCGCACGCCCGCGGTACTCGGCTCCGACGTCGCGGGAGAGGTCATCGCGCTCGGCTCGTCGGTGACGCGTTTCCGCGTCGGAGAGCGGGTTTTCGGTCTCGCGACAGGAACCGACCGCGGGCGCGATCCTCTCCGCGAGGGGGCTTTCCAGGGAGCCACCGTGCTGAGCGAGCGACTCACCGCCGCGACGCCTGCCCACCTGTCCGACGAGGAGGCCGCGGTGTTCCCGCTCGGCCTCTCCACCGCCGCCTGCGCGCTCTTCCAGCCCGCCCACCTGGGACTTCCCCTCCCGTCGGCCAGTCACCCGGCCGCAGCGGCCGGCGTGGTCGTCGTCTGGGGCGGATCGACCAGCGTCGGCATGAACGCTATCCAGCTCGCGCGCGCCGCCGGGTACGACGTGGTGAGCACCGCCTCCGCGCGCAATGCCGATCTCGTCCGATCGCTGGGGGCGGACACCGTCGTCGACCACCGGTCCCCCACCGCGGTCGACGACCTCGTCGCCGCCATCGGCTCGCGCGCGGTCATCGGCGCCGTCGCTCTCGGCGCGGGGTCGGCCGACGCGTGCATCGACATCCTCGCGCGCACCGGTGGCACGCGCCTCGCCCTCGCCAGCACCCCCTACTCGCTCGCCGCACTCGCGGGTCGGCGTCAGCTCTTCCCCGCGATGCTCCCCGTCTTCTCGAGGATCGGCCTCTCCACCGTCCGATCGATGCTCCGCGCCCGACGCCGCGGCATCCGTGCCGGCTTCGTGTGGGGAAGCAGCCTGCGTGACGACGACCTCGGGCCTCGCCTGTGGGGCGACATCGTTCCCCGTCTCCTCGCCGACGGAGGCCTGCGCGCCGTCCCACCGCCGCTCGTCGTCGGCACCGGTCTGGCCACGATCCAGACGGCTCTCGATCGACAGCGCGCCGGGGTGTCGGCGCAGAAGGTCGTGGTCCGACTCTGA